The following are encoded together in the Brassica napus cultivar Da-Ae chromosome A9, Da-Ae, whole genome shotgun sequence genome:
- the LOC111200975 gene encoding tubulin beta-4 chain-like, translating to MREILHIQGGQCGNQIGAKFWEVICGEHGIDHTGQYVGDSPLQLERIDVYFNEASGGKYVPRAVLMDLEPGTMDSLRSGPYGQIFRPDNFVFGQSGAGNNWAKGHYTEGAELIDSVLDVVRKEAENSDCLQGFQVCHSLGGGTGSGMGTLLISKIREEYPDRMMMTFSVFPSPKVSDTVVEPYNATLSVHQLVENADECMVLDNEALYDICFRTLKLANPTFGDLNHLISATMSGVTCCLRFPGQLNSDLRKLAVNLIPFPRLHFFMVGFAPLTSRGSQQYSALSVPELTQQMWDAKNMMCAADPRHGRYLTASAVFRGKLSTKEVDEQMMNIQNKNSSYFVEWIPNNVKSSVCDIAPTGLKMASTFIGNSTSIQEMFRRVSEQFTAMFRRKAFLHWYTGEGMDEMEFTEAESNMNDLVAEYQQYQDATAGEEEYEEEEEEYDEA from the exons ATGAGAGAGATCCTCCACATCCAAGGCGGCCAATGTGGAAACCAGATCGGCGCCAAGTTCTGGGAAGTCATCTGCGGCGAGCACGGCATCGACCACACCGGCCAGTACGTCGGCGACTCTCCTCTCCAGCTCGAGCGCATCGATGTCTATTTCAACGAGGCGAGCGGCGGGAAGTACGTCCCACGCGCCGTTCTCATGGATCTGGAGCCCGGGACGATGGATTCGCTCAGATCTGGGCCGTACGGGCAGATTTTCAGGCCCGATAACTTCGTGTTTGGGCAGTCCGGCGCCGGGAATAACTGGGCGAAAGGTCACTACACGGAGGGCGCCGAGTTGATCGATTCCGTTCTTGATGTTGTCAGGAAGGAGGCTGAGAACAGCGATTGTCTCCAAG GTTTCCAGGTTTGTCATTCATTGGGTGGAGGAACTGGATCTGGGATGGGAACGCTTCTGATCTCTAAGATTAGAGAGGAGTATCCAGACCGTATGATGATGACCTTCTCTGTGTTTCCTTCTCCCAAGGTCTCTGACACCGTTGTTGAGCCGTACAATGCAACTCTCTCTGTTCATCAGCTTGTTGAAAACGCTGACGAGTGTATGGTTTTGGACAATGAGGCTCTCTACGATATCTGCTTCCGTACCCTCAAGCTCGCTAACCCCACAT TTGGTGATCTTAACCACCTCATCTCGGCTACAATGAGTGGTGTTACTTGCTGTCTTCGTTTCCCTGGTCAGCTAAACTCTGACCTTAGGAAGCTTGCTGTGAACTTGATTCCTTTCCCAAGACTCCACTTCTTCATGGTGGGTTTTGCTCCGTTGACATCGAGAGGATCGCAGCAGTACAGTGCCTTGAGCGTCCCTGAACTGACCCAGCAGATGTGGGATGCGAAGAACATGATGTGCGCTGCTGACCCTCGCCACGGACGTTACTTAACCGCATCCGCTGTGTTCCGTGGGAAGCTTAGCACTAAGGAGGTTGATGAGCAGATGATGAACATTCAGAACAAAAACTCGTCCTACTTTGTGGAATGGATCCCAAACAACGTCAAGTCCAGCGTCTGTGATATTGCACCAACGGGTTTGAAAATGGCGTCGACTTTCATTGGGAACTCGACTTCGATCCAGGAGATGTTTAGGCGTGTGAGTGAGCAGTTCACTGCTATGTTCAGGAGGAAGGCTTTCCTTCATTGGTACACGGGAGAAGGCATGGACGAGATGGAGTTCACGGAAGCGGAGAGTAACATGAACGATCTTGTTGCAGAGTATCAGCAGTACCAGGATGCTACAGCCGGTGAAGAGGAGtatgaggaggaagaagaggagtaCGATGAGGCTTGA
- the LOC106418273 gene encoding eukaryotic translation initiation factor 3 subunit D — translation MVFEAFEVVTVPFNTDGWGPPDASDTSSSASSTSVAAANLLPNVPLGSFSRAEKLGRVADWTRALSNPSARPPTGSKSDPSSIFDFSAFAVDEGFGLANSSGNADEDAAFRLVDGKPPPRPRFGPKWRFNNFHNRNQLPQRRDEEVEAKKREAEKDRARRDRLYNNNRNNLHHQRREAAAFKSSVDIQPEWNMLEQIPFSSFSKLSFTVQEPEDLLLCGGLESYDRSYDRITPKAERRLERFKNRSFKVTTSDDDVIRRLAKEDKATVFATDAILAALMCAPRSVYSWDLVIQRVGNKLFFDKRDGSPLDLLSVHETSQEPLPEGKDDINSAHSLGLEAAFINQNFAQQVLVKNGKREAFDEPIPNVNEGEENASVAYRYRRWKLDDSMYLVARCELQSTVDLNNQKSFLTLNALNEFDPKYSGVDWRQKLETQRGAVLANELKNNGNKLAKWTAQALLANADMMKIGFVSRVHPRDHFNHVILSVLGYKPKDFAGQINLNTLNMWGIVKSIVDLCMKLSEGKYVLVKDPSKPQVRIYEVPADAFENDYVEEPLPEDEQVQPPEESSTEAETNGAAEDKKPEGHA, via the coding sequence ATGGTGTTCGAAGCATTCGAAGTCGTCACCGTACCTTTCAACACCGATGGCTGGGGTCCTCCAGACGCCTCCGACACTTCCTCCTCCGCTTCCTCCACCAGCGTCGCGGCCGCGAATCTCCTCCCTAACGTTCCCCTGGGCTCCTTCTCCCGCGCCGAGAAGCTAGGACGCGTCGCCGATTGGACTCGAGCTCTCTCCAACCCCTCCGCTCGTCCCCCCACCGGATCCAAATCCGATCCCTCCTCCATCTTCGATTTCTCCGCTTTCGCCGTGGACGAAGGCTTCGGCCTCGCAAACTCCTCCGGAAACGCCGACGAAGACGCAGCTTTCCGATTAGTCGACGGCAAGCCACCGCCGCGTCCTCGATTCGGACCTAAGTGGAGATTCAACAACTTCCACAACCGCAACCAGCTCCCTCAGCGCCGCGACGAGGAGGTCGAAGCGAAGAAACGCGAAGCTGAGAAGGATCGAGCTCGTCGCGATCGTCTCTACAACAACAACCGTAACAACCTCCACCACCAGCGCCGCGAAGCCGCCGCGTTCAAGTCGTCGGTCGATATACAGCCAGAGTGGAACATGCTCGAGCAGATCCCATTCTCGTCTTTCTCCAAGCTCTCGTTCACGGTCCAGGAGCCGGAGGATCTTCTCCTGTGCGGTGGACTCGAGTCTTACGATCGGAGTTACGATCGCATCACTCCCAAGGCTGAACGTCGTCTCGAGCGTTTCAAGAACCGTAGCTTCAAGGTCACAACAAGCGACGATGACGTCATCAGGCGTTTGGCTAAGGAGGATAAAGCTACTGTGTTTGCAACTGACGCTATCTTGGCTGCGCTCATGTGCGCTCCTAGGTCGGTGTACTCGTGGGATCTTGTTATACAGCGCGTAGGGAACAAGCTCTTCTTCGATAAGAGGGATGGTTCTCCTCTGGATCTGTTGTCCGTTCACGAGACTTCTCAGGAGCCGTTGCCTGAAGGGAAGGACGATATCAACTCTGCTCATTCTCTAGGCCTTGAGGCGGCTTTCATCAACCAGAACTTCGCTCAGCAGGTTTTGGTTAAGAACGGGAAGAGAGAAGCTTTCGATGAGCCGATTCCTAATGTGAACGAAGGTGAAGAGAATGCTTCTGTTGCTTATAGGTACAGGAGATGGAAGCTGGATGATAGTATGTATCTGGTTGCTAGGTGTGAGTTACAGAGCACTGTTGATCTCAACAACCAGAAGTCGTTCCTCACTCTGAATGCTCTTAACGAGTTTGATCCGAAGTACTCTGGTGTTGATTGGAGGCAGAAGCTGGAGACTCAGAGAGGTGCGGTTTTGGCTAACGAGTTGAAGAACAATGGTAATAAGCTGGCTAAGTGGACCGCGCAGGCTCTTTTGGCTAATGCGGATATGATGAAGATTGGTTTTGTTTCTAGGGTTCATCCTCGTGACCATTTTAACCATGTGATACTGTCGGTTCTGGGGTATAAGCCGAAGGATTTCGCTGGGCAGATCAATCTGAATACTTTGAACATGTGGGGAATTGTGAAGTCGATTGTTGATCTGTGTATGAAGCTGAGTGAAGGGAAGTATGTTCTGGTTAAGGATCCGTCCAAGCCTCAGGTTAGGATTTACGAGGTTCCGGCTGATGCTTTTGAGAATGATTATGTTGAAGAGCCTCTCCCTGAGGATGAGCAGGTTCAGCCACCTGAGGAGAGTAGCACTGAAGCAGAGACTAATGGAGCTGCAGAGGATAAGAAACCCGAAGGTCATGCTTGA